In bacterium, the sequence AAGTGCTCCATAACGCTCGATTATACGGGCTTTGGGAACGAGGTCAACTCGTGCGGCCCTGTTCTCGACAAAAAGGAATAAATTTCTACACAGGTTGTATTGCGAGTATACTATAAACTTGCGAGACAGCAAGGAGGGCGCGCCTGGAAGGCGCTTGGCGGAAGTTTTACTTCCGCAATTTTACTGCCGGTCTTTAAGGAGGCGCCTGGGCGGCGCCGTGTTGAACCCAATGCTGCGATGGGCGTCATGGGGTCCCTTGAAAATCACAGAGTGATTTTCAAGGCTGGTGTTTCCTGTCTCCGTAAAACAAACCTAAAGGAGATAACAATGTCAACCCTGAAAAAACTAATGGTTATCGTCGCAGTGATGCTTGTGAGCGCAAGCCTTTTCGCCGAAAGGATTGAAGGCTATGCCAGCCCTTGGGCCGTCAAAGGCATCTCACAAGTTTATGTTAACTACGGATATCTGGGTCACGACGACTACGGGGTTTATGGCAAAGATAGCTCAAGCAATAACCATGGATATCTTGGTTCAGACGACTACGGTGCTTATGGAAAACATTCTTCCTCGGGCAACTATGGATACCTGGGTTCATATTATTACGGGGCCTACGGATACGACAGCTCGTCAGGAAACTACGGGTACCTGGCACACAACCTTTACGGCGCATATGGAAGGAGCAGCGGCAATTACGGTTATCTAGGTTCATCTTCCAACGGCGCATACGGCAGCAGCTCTTCGGGCAACTACGGCATTCTTGGATCTTCCAGCTATGGAGCCTACGGAAGATACACCAACGGCAACTACGCATATCTCGGCGGTTCCACGAAAGCTTTGGGCTCATACGCGGCGACCGCGGCCTCTTACGCCGCCCACTTCTCTCATATCAGCGGCTCATATATGTATCTTGGAGCCAATTCGTACGGGGCGTTCTTCCATGGCCCGGGGTCGTCCTCGGCAACTATTTGCAACTCCTCGGATATAGGAATCGGAGCGTACGGTCCTGAAGATGCCGCATACTTTACGGGCGACGTTACCGTTTCGGGCGACCTTTACGTAACAGGCGACAAGGACAACGTGATCAAGCTCGACGACGGCACGTGGGTCACCATGTCGGCAACCGAGGCGCCCTATCCGGAGTACACGATATCGGGACGGACAAAGCTCTCCAACGGCACAGCGAGGATAGAGTTCGATGAGCCGTACCCAAAGGTGATTTCAAAGGAAATCCCGATAAAGGTAATCGTGACGCCCGAAGGTTCTTACAGCGGCATATACGTGAAGGACGTGTCGGTAAATGGTTTTACGGCTGTTTCCGATGTTGGCGACCGCAACGCGACCTTCAGCTGGATGGCTATTGCGCGAGTAAAGGGGAAGGAACAAAAGACCGACTACGGGGCGGTCACAGCGAAGATGCAGAAGCTTGAGGCCTCGCAGAGGCTGCTCGGGCTCCCGAATCGCAATACACCGATGGAACACGAGGAAGCTTTGGAGCCTCGGAAAATCCAGTCGCTGCCGGAGCTTCGTCTTTCAGCGCCTGAGCTGAGTGCGGGTAATTTGACCATCGAATACGAGCTACCCACTGCTTCAAGCGCAACCCTTTCCGTTTTTGACGAATCAGGCAGGCTGGTGCGGACGCTTGCGAGCAGTCAAATGAGTAAAGGCAATCACATCCTCTTCTGGGATCGCACGGACGACGCGGGCCGTGCGGTATCCGCAGGCGTCTACTACATGAGACTCGACGCCGGCGCCGACACAAAGACGGCGAAGGTGACTATCGTCAAGTAAATCATTTAAGGATAAAATGACGGGCGGCGAAAGCCGCCCTTACCTTTACCCAAAGCTGGTTCGCATCTTAGCGGGGACGCCGAATCGCAGGATTGTATTGCCACTTTCATCTGGACGATCCTTTTTGTCTCGAGAATAAAAACGGGGCCTTCAAGCGAGAACGACTTTATCGCTTGGGGTTAATTAAAGCGGCAGAAAAATCTGGCGCCTGCCTGTCTGCGGGTGCCGGCCCTCGACCGGCCGCACTCCCCAGTAACGTTCTATGATCTCTGGCTTAAGGAGCGCGTCGGGAGAATCGTCCTCGGCTAGCCGGCCGCGGGCGAAGATGAGCATCCGGTTCGAGCAGAGCGCGGCCTGGTTGAGGTCGTGCGCAACGAGAACGATGCAAATCCCCTCCTCGTTCAAGCTTCTGAGAAGCGCGAGCACATCGTGCTGGTGTGCAAGATCTAGATGATTGAGAGGTTCATCGAGAAGGATTACGGATGGCTCCTGCACGAGCGCTCGACAGATAACGGCGAGTTGGCGCTCTCCAGATGAGATATTGTTGATGGACTTTTCCGCGAGATGGAGAATACCAAGCCTCTCGAGCGCCGAGCGGGCTAGGGCGTAATCGGATGAGCGATAGCGCTCGAGCGCGCCAAGGTAAGGATGGCGTCCATGAAGCACGGTCTCGATAACGGTAAAATCAAGGCTGAAACGGCTCTCCTGCGCAACGTATGCAAGGCTTCTGGCAAGCTCGCGTCGGCTGATGGAATCGAGCTCGGTACTGTTAAATAGGATACCGCCGGACGATGGATGAAGAAGACGCGCGAGAAGCTTCACGAACGTGCTCTTTCCTGCCCCGTTCGGTCCAACAACGGATACGAATTCGCTCTTGCCGATGCTCGCCGAGAGGTTCTCGAAAAGAGGCCGTCTCGGATAGGAGAAGGAAAGCGCGCGAACATCAAACACTAAGCCTCCTTTTCATGATGAAGAGGAAGAACGGCACGCCTATAATCGTTGTGACAACCGAAAGTGGCAGATAAACGTTCGTAGCCATGGAAAAAAGCCTGAGCGCGAGATCGGAGGCGAGAAGCAAAGATGCTCCAACAAGGACGCTTGCCGGAAGAACCCGCAAGTGTCTGGGCCCGAAGAGGAAACGGACGATATGGGGAACAATAAGCCCCACGAAGCTCACGGCGCCTGCAAATGCGACAACGACACCAACGAGCAAGGCGGATATTATAAAGACCTCGGAAGTCAGTCTGCGCGTGTTGACTCCCAGCGTTTCCGCGGCTTCTACGTTGGATGAAAGGATATCGAGCGAGCGCCATCGACCGAGTATCCATGCGGCGCCTGCAACGGAAAGCGATGCCGAAACGATAAATGTCCAGAGTTCCTGCGGGGTAAAGATGATGTTGGTCGAACCCATAAGAAGATAGATGATCTGGGAAAGTTCGGAGCGTGAAAGCACCATGAGCACCATTACAAGGCTCGAACAGACGAAGCTCAGGGCAACCCCTGAGAGTATGAGGGATAGCCTGGTCGCCCTGCCGCGAACGCTGGCTATTGCGTACACGAGCGCAAGCGCGCCTATTGCTCCTGCGAACGCGAATAAAGGCCTGCCGAAAACGGACGTCCACCCGAAAAGAAGCGAAAGGGCGACACCGACTCCCGCACCTGAGGATGAGCCGATTATATAAGGGTCTACTAAAGGGTTTTCGAGAAGCCCCTGCAAGCTGGCGCCCACGAATGCAAGAATACCGCCCGCAAATACGGTCAAAATCACCCTCGGAAGCCGGAAAACCAGCAGCTCAAGGGAGAATCCGGCAGGTCCCAAAAAGCAAGAAAGGATTACAAGCGCGGCAAGAAGGATACCAAGAAGCAGCCAGCCCAGACTAGTGCGCATGAGTGACGATGGAATCTGTTTTTACGAGAGCACCGACAAAACGAGGACCCGGACGCATCATCTCGTCAAGCGGAAGAGAATCAAAAACCAGCCTTTCCCTTACAGCGGGGATGCCGGACCAGCCGATGCGCGAAAGCACGGATTCCCGACTCGCGCCGGGATAA encodes:
- a CDS encoding ABC transporter ATP-binding protein, which gives rise to MFDVRALSFSYPRRPLFENLSASIGKSEFVSVVGPNGAGKSTFVKLLARLLHPSSGGILFNSTELDSISRRELARSLAYVAQESRFSLDFTVIETVLHGRHPYLGALERYRSSDYALARSALERLGILHLAEKSINNISSGERQLAVICRALVQEPSVILLDEPLNHLDLAHQHDVLALLRSLNEEGICIVLVAHDLNQAALCSNRMLIFARGRLAEDDSPDALLKPEIIERYWGVRPVEGRHPQTGRRQIFLPL
- a CDS encoding iron ABC transporter permease, encoding MRTSLGWLLLGILLAALVILSCFLGPAGFSLELLVFRLPRVILTVFAGGILAFVGASLQGLLENPLVDPYIIGSSSGAGVGVALSLLFGWTSVFGRPLFAFAGAIGALALVYAIASVRGRATRLSLILSGVALSFVCSSLVMVLMVLSRSELSQIIYLLMGSTNIIFTPQELWTFIVSASLSVAGAAWILGRWRSLDILSSNVEAAETLGVNTRRLTSEVFIISALLVGVVVAFAGAVSFVGLIVPHIVRFLFGPRHLRVLPASVLVGASLLLASDLALRLFSMATNVYLPLSVVTTIIGVPFFLFIMKRRLSV